The nucleotide sequence ggaatatttttcactaaagtttgcgaaattctatagagttattcttagtgatatcacagtgtttatataaaataaagaattctgcgaccccgtgttataagtagagaatagtgaagtgaaaattttaagcaGAACgtcaacctaaatttcgtgtttttgtatcattcaattggcgatttttaagaaattagtatttttgctcgcaactttttacttatctaaaatgtgtactcggtaatacttgttaagcagagcataccattttctttataacttctacagtttcttcataaatcaacaatatttttgtgaagtaatggaggttatgcaaattctctagggagaaattctgccgagaatctgtagattttcggcagaatttctgccgaaaatctacagatttcctacgcagaaattctgccgaaaatctacagattttctctgaatgtactagaatataccattaaaattcaaaaaacgtccgagtaaaatcggcaggtagagcaatgatttgatgGGTGACTCATTTTCAACTTTTGTCAGCTCTGTGTTCTGTACTAAAAACTTTCTATCAGAGATATTtttgctaatgacagctggttgattgaaaacatttattgtttttttcctttgaaaaaaatattttaaatttaaaggtttaattaaaagtgaactgCAATCATTCCTATACAACGTGAGTAAatagattttcatgaaataacaatattttataaagaaattagtgaatttgtgactgtttacattttgctctaaaacgGGCGCTTcgcaaatcaatatttctttccGGGAATCACATGGTTCAGTTCACCACTGTTTTACTATTTCATTTGCCGAAGGGAACAAGAACAAAGGAAAAGATTCCTAAGAACAAACCTTATTCTAAGGAAGACCTAAAGAATGCCTtgaagtgtgtacgagatggttctaccatgaCCTGTTCTActatttcaggacaaaattgtccttccggtgagcgtcggtgaggTGGGGTTTAATCCAAAATCAAAACACTAAAAGTTCCAGGGCTTTCGACACTATATCGTGTGTTCTTCAGTGATtgtttgaaggaatttttatttgaaatttaacgaatttttcaatttgatatTTGTCTCCTACAAGGTCGTTTTTCTCAATTTACTTCTTGGTTAGTCTATTATCTTGGATATTGTCActatttttgtctaaatttacACTCATCTGATTGGAAACATGACTTAGGAGCTCTAGAATTATAATCATTACAATtaattatcaacaattttcGGGCATAAGTAACTTACATTAATGAACAACTCATAAAAATTatcactaacaatttttctgtcttttttctCTGCAAAACGGCTTAGTACTCGAATTGCAGagaaaagacagaaaaattgttagtgataatttttatgatttgtTCATTAATATATGAAATAACAGAATAGAAGTCTCACAGTCGGTTTCACCTAACAGAAACTACCATAAtctatgcatccaaaacatttgatgTACCAAGGGCGAAATTGTACAACAAATTGACTGGCAGATACCTggaagagtgccccaatggcaggccaactacgcttacaaaagaacaaaaagaagaACTTGTCatgtggatcctgggatgtgcggatgtttggcatcccatcggcaaggaacaaattctggacagcgtcaaaatcatctgcgagactttcaaaattccaaagtaTTTTACGGATGGAAGGCCTGGAGATGCTTGGTCCAGGAATTTTCTCAAGcatcatccagagctcagcatgcgcaagccaaagtcCTTCTCATTGAAAAGGGCTGTGGTTACTGCTGAAaatctcacggaatggtttcagaattgtcgaaaatattcttgtaaattgagtgatccaattaaaagaccatttgaaCCAATTAGCGAAGAGGCGATCCACTTACTGAACcctaacttatttcagtattatcattattttataaattttctttaatatttttgatattttttttatattatgtttcttaatgaaacagtgaataattctatggatttagaagattTAGTTAGAagcaaaaaagaagaagaaaaaaagaatttcatcagtttaaaaacaagcgtttaagtagcactctacggaaaacgatccggttaccgCACCTTCTATAATAGCAATTTAATTTGcagtttttttatttgttaataatttttattttctgacaaTTGTAACCATGGTAGATTTTTTAAATGTGAGGCCCCTAAATGTGGATGCCCGGCACCATGGCCTGAGGGAACCTTACCTAAATGCGGCACTGAGTCAGTGAAATATTTTGGTTTTGTGGCAATTTTCCCGAGAAAAATGTCTCAAAATGCTAAAGAATTGGAAAAAATCATAAGTACACAGCGTGAACAGTTGACCAGATATGAAACCCGTCTGAAAGGTAGGAAAATCTATTGGACTTCTTGCAAATACTAtggaaaaattccaaattttagaTGTAGTTGCTGCTTACAAGGGGCTTTTGAAGGAGAAGGAAGCCCTCGAAGTGAGTCTTGCAACACTCAGCAAGAAGGACTCTACGCAGGAGAATGGCCAGTCTAAGGACACAGAGCCGGACAATTTGCAGTTGCAAATAGCCACGTTGATGAGTTCTCTGGCAACTTTGTCTGCAGAAAAATCCCGGATGGAAGCAAGTTTTCAGGCAGACAAGAAACTCCTGAGGCAAGAGATTCAGCAGAAAGATGCCAGCCTGAAGGAAATGCAGGAGAAACTCAAAACTGCAAGCACTCAGTCTAGCTTTGATGTGGAGACTATTAAGTCTAAGTTGATTGTTGAGAGGCACGAACGGGAAAAGAATGACAATGACCACATGATGATGATTAGGGAACTTCAGAAATTACTGTCAGATGAGAGGCATCTTAAAGAGAACCTGGAGATGCAGATAAACGATTTGAAGAATCAATTTGCTACGACTAACTACAGCGACAAGACCATCAAGGAACTGACCTCTGAGTTGGATGCTGCCAGGAAGAAGATCAAGAAGTTGGAGAAAAGTGATAGTGTGATGGGAAATGAGAATTCCGCGATGGTTTTGCAGCAGCTGCAGAATGAAATTTCCTTCCTCAAACAGCAGCATGCGGCTGCCATCAAAAGTGAACAGAAAAGAGCAATCCTGGCAGAAGAGAGAACCAAGAAACTCGAAGCTCTGCATGAGGAACGCGTGGCGAGTTTGGAATCTCGCTTGGCTGAGCTATCAAAATCCGTAGGAAGCTATGATAGGCTGAGGCAGCAGGACCAAGACAACATTcacaaactcaaagagagaataGCACAATTCGATACTCCCGATCCCAATCCCAGTCAAAACACCCAGGAAACGAGGAAACCAATGAAAGTCAATGAACTCGTGGACGAAATTATCCGCCTCAAGAAGATTCTCATTgtggaaaatgccaaaattcccAATCCCATCGATGTATCAAGAATATTTGCTTCTGCAGCAAATGATCATGGGATGTGCATGGAGGAGCAACTGAAGCTCCGAAGAGACCTAGAAAACATCCAAATGGAGAATGTCGAATTGCGAAAGAGCATTGAAGTTCAAAAGTCCCACATTCAGACACTCCAGGAGAAAGTTAAAGTGCTCAACAGAAATATTGATGAACAGGAAATGGAGCTGAAGACAAAATCTTCTGATCATGTGAATGAAATTCGAGCCGAACGAGGCAAATGGAAGGAAGTTACAGCAGCTCTTGAAGCGGACTATCGTTCGAGAATAGCTGAATTGGAGCAGCATTTGCAGAAGCAGCGAGATCGTTCGCTGGTTCTTCTGGAGGAGAAAGAAAATGAGATTCGTGCCCTGAGAACTTCTTTCAACATCTTCATGCCACCAGGAGAAGATGCAGCAGAAACCAGCAGCCAAGGATCAGGGGATCAAAAAGCACATGGAACTATCCTAGCCACACCGGGAGCGTCGAATGTCGAAGAGTATCACATGCTGCATTATGTGCACGAACTGGCCAGGAAGGATGTCGAGATATCAGCCCTGAGGAAGGCCAAACATTCCGCTGAAAGTTCTCTAAGGCAAGCTCTGCAGGACAAAGTGTCGATACAAGAGGAGCTTTTTGATAAAATCAGCCAACTGGAGGAGGATGTTGATAGGTGAGTTAATTCTGTGGAAGCTTTTTGTCTTCAATCCGTTCGATTTTCCAAAGAGAAAGAGTTCCAAATTTTTGCAATagaaattatggaaaaaatcCTCTAGCCATTAATATTTTTGCAATGAAAcagaaaattacaatttttgcaATGTTTTTCAATTACCTATGCTacggaatattaaaatttattaattaattagaatCGTAATAACTGAGTTCATGAGCTTTTACGCCTTCTAATTCGGTTCTAGataaatttaaccctttaaggacgataggaacaccggggtcccataaagaaaataatttttcctgactacctaaagttacctTTTCCTTATGTGTGTACGTAATTGTAAATTAGGGGGTTGTAGGaatcaaagatatttttttccaaatctccaactatttgctacaatagaaaatatttgagctcaatagtgacgaattttcaaattaccttATCCatgaatgattttttattatttttttttattcccaatttttttttaagcaaaaacgtCTTGGCACTAGAAAATATAAtaactaaggtaaagtgccctcaagtcgaccggttcctcaattctaccggtagagttatttattcaatttatttatatttgcactaatatttggcgtatgatctaacattaataggtcaattattccataaatatatacaaatcagtgacaattttatagaaattcaccatcaaacattcaaatattgaccatcgatcgagtcgaggaaccgatCGACTCGAGGTCACTTTAtcttatacataatatttttcagaagaACGAAAATTAAcattcattgatattgtcagaaaaattatttcaatttttggccaatttttgtccctatcgttcgtagaggcaaagaaagagctatccgtgtattatcttttcaGATGCTTTTTGGTTTCTTACCGctttattaccgattaaattgattgataaatttatttaaaaaaaaaaccatttcgaAATTGCTTAACAAAAGTaggttttacaatattttagcatgagtaacaaacttttgaaaaaataaaaaagtaaatccgaaaaagttaaatcaTTTACGAATATTATACCGGCTCATGAcatgaccgattaagtcctATGCAGTTagtttggaaatttcaagatctttcaaaacaatataaatttctaaatttgaacAAATCGCTTGAAAAAAAGGCCCTCCaaaatggttaaactttgatccaCTTTCACTTGTTGTTCCGACTCCCAAGACTTCGACGAATCCTAAATCTCCTTATGACTTTCGGCCTATTAGTCTTCTTCCTATtctttcaaaagcttttgaaatcCTTCTATATGAACAAATTTCCCACAGTTTGACCGACAATGGTCTGGTTCGTGACTTTCAATCGAAATTGGGCTTCCAAAATCGAATCGATAGTGgccattttgtgatttttagGTCTTCTAGACTTCACAAAGGCTTTCGATAGTCTGCCTTATAATCTTCTGTGCTATATATTGTTTGCACTCTTCAATTTCTCATCTTCAGCTGTTGCCCTCATTCGATCTTACTTTACAGGAAAATCACAAATAGTCAAATTCGGTGAAGATGTTTCACCATCTTGttcattatggcctctacacactattagaaatttctttaaaaaaatgcatttttaaagaaaatttcccctatccttgtaggcagaaacgtcggatttttttcaaaaaggcaattcttgacgaaaattgcttctagtgtgtacacggtaaaaaatttcggcacatatttgttccaaaaattagctcgtccacggacaccataatttttggcataatcttgttcattttacgagactcaaaaatatacacaatattagtaacgaatttgtttcaaaacatagctcgtccacggacaccgaaaatttttggaataaatttgtaccttctaggaggaacaaaaagatacccaatattagtaaagaatttgttccaataaatagctcgtctagtataaaatcgtatccctctcctttcacactcagtcacccgtcaccaacgAAGCGAGGAGGATGCCAAATCTgcggcaattttcgtgctacatggtttcacttttttaattcgcgATTCCCTTTTCcgtcctgctgccagcacttgcatatgatttcgtcatgcacacgtctgtataaaacactcttaagttgatttttatttgatccttataaactttcgccaccgaaatccaccTCGACTGAAATATAGgtcttaactgtaagacgaaatcacttacacggatttgttcccgacaatgggaacgaAAAGATTCCCcaaatgagtaacaatttctttccaaaaattacctcgtccacggacaccgaaaatttttggaacaaatatgttacagatgtaggaataatattgttataaaaaaatgtaccaatttgttcctgacagtgggaacaaaacagacgagtgcaacaaattctgttccaaatttcgggaacaaatttgtataaaaagaaACCAACTCAAATTTgaagacattccaccgtatcaaaacggttccaaaagaaaactctaacaaaattgtaactgtattttgtaacgaaactgtaaagaagactttgtggaagaaaaaaatatcttctctaggtacaaattgattccaaaaaaatttgttccaaggaaaacttattccaatattttggtcagtgtccaaaagtttttaccgtgtagttggaaacgtcaaatttttatcaaaaacgcaatttttgacgaatattgctcccaatatgtagaggccttaaggtaTTAAACGCATTAAACTTGTCCTCAATGTAGATCAAGTCTCAGAAAAGCCTAAAGTACTGGAGAGACCTTCGAGTTAAGCCGAAGTTTAAAACaaaagacggattagtcagaaactaatggaaatataatctgtgggggaattctgtaattttcgtggcattgtcatgcgtgagttcgaaacctgacaatgccattcgagtttttttttgtcatatcatatgagttcgaaaatgcaattcattgaattttaaaagaaatcccTTGatgtttttatgaaaatacagtatgtGTTGGtttatttgtttaacaaaattcattgtcatttgaattgccagaaatttcaaatatgtgacttctgacattgCCACGTGAACTCAAATGGCAATGTcgcggctacagaatcgcattttcgaaaaagctctcctaagattcgaacccaattggtcatatggcattgccagagcgttacagaattccccttctgatcattattttgattgtaattacgttaagccgtctctcggcttatgtTGCAAGTATGTCTAGAGCATTAACTTCGATGCTGATGGATAAATTTCGATTATTCGCAGatttgtggcatttttttttaattttctgatctCTGTAAGGAATCAAGGGAAACCTGGATAAATTAGTTAGGCGCTGGAAAATTTCCCagatattttaaaagttaaataaattttcaggcTCGAAAGATGCAAATCTCGCGAAGGTGCCAATTTAGAGTACCTCAAGAATGTGACACTGAGTTTTCTGGCCACAAATGACAACGTGAGCAAGAGGCACATGCTGAATGCCATTGGAGCAGTCCTGAAATTCAGTCCAGTCGAAATGAAGTCCATCAACAATTATTTTACCAAGAAACTGTAAATGCTGTTAAATATTAAAGTATTATTTATTGTTCACATACTAAATTGTCGTCATTGAGTGAATCCCGACAGTGGAAATTTCTGAAGGATACTCTCCAGGACTGTGGGAAATATGGCAAAAAACTTAAAGCGATGCCCCATTTTATCTGAGTGAGTTAGGAGGTTGTATCCTGTTTCTAGATCTGTCTTTTGGTCACCTTTGGCATTCTCCAGGAGCACCTTTAGTCGGACATCGCTTCCAAGTCGCTGCAGGAAGTCTGATTGATAAATAGGACCGAATGTGATGACTTTCTGACCTTTTTCAGCTGCAAATTTCAGCTGTTTGAAGTCCACATCTGCAGTGAGATCGGCTTGTCCAGGATTCTCTAGAGGATTGTGAAGTTGATGCTGCCTGAATGCCTGAGGGAATCAGGAATTTTTATTACTTGCTATTTGTGTTTAAAATGAAGATAAAATCTTACTCTGAAAGTATCTGATTTATCTCCATTGTGCCCGTAGTCCATGATCAGGCTGAATCCTCCATTCTCTTCCAGTCGGTCTGCCATCTGATTTATCACATTTAATGCATCCAGGGAGAATTCAATGTGATCTCTCTGGTCAGCGAATTGCCCTGAGAGCTGAGAAAAGACTTTAGAAGCTGGAGTTTCAGCCCTGGACATGACAAATCTGAAGGTATCATCTTTTCCAGGATCCAAATCCACAAGAACTTCTTTCCAGATACCATCCTTCCGCTCCAGTTTATGAACTGGGAGAGCGTCGAAGAACTCATGAGCGTAGAAGATTGAAAAGTTCCTAGGAACATCCTCAAGGCTTCTGTACCAGAATATTTTAACTCCTGACAGAGTTTCTCCGGCGTAATGATGCTTGGACTGAGGATCTGTGACTTCGTCGTGAGTGAAACAGAGTCGATTGGCTTGGGCTTGACACATGAAAGGACTAATCTCCACCAGATGCACTGACAGATCTGGCGAGGAGAGTCCAAGCTGTGTAAGAACTCGAAGAATGTCCTGTGCCAAGGTACCTCGACCAGGACCCAATTCGACTAACTGAAGAGGCTTCGGTGAACCGATTTTGCGCCATTCTGTCAATATCCAAATTGCAACCATCTCACCGAATATTTGTCCAACTTCTGGGGAAGTTATAAAGTCTCCTTCCCTACCAAAAACATCCTTAGACATGTAGTATCCCCCAGAAGGATTCGTAAGAATCTCCTTCATGTAACTCGCCACAGTTATTGGCCCCGTGGCTTGAATTCGAGCAGATATTTGTTTAGCCAGGGGCACATCCTGCTTTGGGAATTCACGTTGAGGCTTCTTTTGCTGCGGAGAGTCCTTAAACTGAGGTCTCTTAATAGTTTTATAGCAAAATCTCCTTGGAAAAAGTGAATTTCTTCCCATATTCAAACAAAATCTTCCTGAAGATaacctaaaataaattatttaaaaaaaatattgatatttactAGTTTACAAGtgaattttgcaatttatttcaattgtACTCACATTATTTATCACGTTCCTTGTTTTATCTTTTAATGACAAGacctttttaaccctttaaaaagagaaaagaaaacgTCCTTGCGTGTTGTTGACcttttgtttacaattttcacTTGACGTCTCTGGTACCCGGCGCGAGTCAACACGATAGAAGAATTCACAGCTATTGCAATCATtggaattaatattttaatgcacATGCATAATTcgctttttgcgattttttcacTGACTTGACGACTGACAAATTTTTGACAtcgatttttcaaagtttaagcACTCTGGAGACTCTGGAGGGCCgttttttcaaccgatttgcttaaaattggattttttggaaaggtcttgaaattcctaaTCTGGTTGCATCGATATTTATCCGTAATGAACCattgaagtatttttttgtcCTAAAGTTTGTTGTTTTCGGGTTAGAGGTcaagcggtaagagatatcaacttcggGTCTTTACCTTACAGTGATGAATGATCTAAAAAGTTctataattataaaattaatcaagTTCTAACCTCAAAGGCCTTGGAATTAGAatctgtatttaaaatatttttgcctTGGTCAAAATTggttgtacagtagactctctctcaattgggcatttggggcgaaatgtcatccggtttatcgattgATTTGgacatcaaagcctttgtaaattccacaaaaagcgttcaattataaagaatcacgataaaataggaagaaataCGGCGAATTTATATAAAGGATAGTAGCAATGGGTTTTCTGTACGTTTCTTCCACTCTTgaaagaattatttgcttaaagaTTATTGGAAATTACATCAAGATTTCTTCacttgaaaatatattaaatattacaagactaaaaatcaattatatactgagaaaataattgtaaacgatttagtacaatcttgtaaaatattgttttatgtggaaaagtaacaagatgtttaccGCTCCATGTCTTCATAGAGATTTTTATTGAATCTTGCTATATTTTAATTCAACTACATATCTTATTAGATTCAAATTCACCAAGATTGTTACAcaagattcttgtaaaatttctgtcaaaatctTGTATTTATTAGTTTGTCAACCAATGGAGTGAAAAACAACAAAAGTTTCCTTTtatagtatttcttttttttttcaaaatgcctatggaattttttctatcaaattatttgtgaattcaTGATATaataataccaaaaattatgcatcaatgtgttttctgtagagaataataaaaaaaatgactttagaAACCATTCCCGATcaaaaaatatggattttttttttggaaaagagagtaattttgacaatacttttacaagatattacaaaaaaaaactatagcgAATATAAGGTAGCGATAAATCTTGGTACTATCcttcaaatattctttttttttatatttttgcataggattttaaaaataaagaggaaaagcaataaaataaataagttctaaactaactgagaaaaagaatatatttatgtgttaaataatacattaaagttaaagttctgaaaaattgctcaaaattccataatctaatcctaaatttgaaaccggttaaccgtcaaTCCTAAAAACCCGGTTGTTTGGAATCACTAGTTGTAGGTTGGACACCAACGCCAAGACAGCGGTGGACACATAAATCTCTTGCCTGTTATTATGCCTATAAAACATGCACAGTTTCAAGGGCAGTTTgatatttttatacgaaatgtgcgcatttatactgtcttttttttaagtaaatacataaattgcaacataaaatatattaaatgactGCATATTCACGAAGTAGACATAAAAGCATAGTCtttagaaaacataaaatgCGTAGAAGGACATTGAAACACAAGAGCTCAAAGTCAAAACTTGAAACCTTTTATCTCAGAGATTTATCAGccgaatttaatcaatgaatactcaatcgaaaggtctcgaaaaatcctacaaaatggCGCTATAGATAAGTTCACAAGTCAAGCCCAAGGGACGCTACAGGTTATCAAAGTTTTCGAAtaataagaaaagttttaaGTTTAGAAACTATTCTCAATCGCTTTTAATGATCTTATAATATGTATGTCTATTACTTTTAATGTGTTATAGAGAGAGATATGGCCTCATAGTATTCTTCGATTTCAGTAGAATCATTacatattttgacttatttttgtaactgctttaattattttcttcttaaatagtaatcagattttatatgactgaatagcctttcataaaccttgatcccatgccgagtttcagctttctatcttttctcagagaggagttatagaggaaaaagtcctcattttgtacGGGGACTGCTGGAAGGAGTGGTGGGAGGAAAcgtatatatacattttttaagagCCTTCCATTACCCTTGATCCTATGCCAATTTTCtgatttcttcttcttttcacagaggagttatagtggaaaaggTCATTATTTTGCATGGTGGCTACAAGAAGGAGTGGAGGGGGGAAGAACGTATATACATGGTTTAAAAGCGTTTCATTCATAAACCTTGATCCCATgccaagtttcagctttctatcttttctcagagaggagttatagaggaaaaagtcctcattttgtatgggggctacttgAAGGAGGGACGGGGCGAGGGGTTAGTATCCATGGATAAatagcttaagtcatacattgacCCCATACCGAATTTCAAGAAGATCTCTTTAGCTAACgttgagtaattcgatgtcaaaatagtaatttttcgAAAGAATAAAggcgtttttacaaggactcctgGCGAATATCGTCCTTTTTGGCCCACAAAAACCACACATTTTTGACCAATGTCCTTTGTATCATAAACTTTTTACCATATATGAGGACCAATACGACAAATCCAATACAGATTTCCAAAAGCACAATTTGAAACACCAAGAATATATTCTCAAACTGATCaataatctttatttttctcaataaaacttttataatgcattttcattgcaatttatattgtacaaaaaattgCTTCAAAAAACTTGAAGCTGTCATATCAcataaaactacaaaaaaacaGACATGAGAAATTGTCCTAGGAATGCTCCATAGTCTGATGATTAGGGATTAGTATTTGGAGGACGCTTGATCTTTTCGGGATGTGGAACAATTTTCTGGGAACTTGTGGACTCTTCATCCCCAGAAATTCCACCATGTCGCTGCATAACCCTCATTTCCAGAGACTTTCGATCCCCAATTATCTTTGCTGCCTTTCGCGACATGATTGTATTTGGTCTTTCGTAGCTTCCAGAATCATCTCTGAAAGTAATAGTTTCCTCCGCAGGGACAACTTCAAAGGATCTATCGACGTCCAATCTTCTGAGATTCCTTGCTGATTCAGTTCTTTCGGGCATTTTTGGTTTTCGACGTCGGGCAAGAGGCAGAGTATTTGGAGGATGGAGATCATGTAGTCTCATATGCCCAGATTCATTTGCTTCAAACGCTGGCTCAACAGGAGGCTGTCGGATGTTCATAGGGCTGGTATGACGTGTTTCCAGCAGAGCACAGAGCTCCTCAATCCCATCGAGGACACGGTAATACTCATGAGCTCCATGTCCAGGAGCATGTTGCTTGAGAACTGTTGCATACTTGAGGAGTTTGCACTTTGTGATATTCATAATACTGTAGGCATGCTGAAGTTCTAGCCGAAGGACAGTCGGATCATTCTCCAAATATCCCTCGACTACTTCACTGTCATGGTAGTCTAGATTCGTGTCAGTCATCACATTCATTACAGCCAAATTGTGCAGATAGTCAGAAGTGTGAATCCTCGAGAGGGAGGATGTCCTATATCTCTCAATTCTATCACTCTCCCTCCGAGTACGTCCCAAGAACACATTGTTCTTGACCAGATTCAGGGATCGAGGAGTATCCAATGATATTTGCTTAATATACCGCGGAGGTACGTAAATAAACACTCCACTGGGTCTCAAATACTTCTCCGGACGCATCATGTGCAGAGAATATTTCACCATGAGACCGATATCCACAGGATTGGGATACTTCATAAGAGTATTGATTACAGTGGAATAGTCAGCGGTCAATATAACATCACGGACACTAATGAGGATTGTGGCAGCGACATAGGGAATAAGTTCCAAATCATTGCCAGAGGCAAAAATTGCATCCCAGAGGATCAAGACATccataaaggaaaattcccgTCCGTAGAGGACACGGAACCAGCGAATGGCGAGGATTGATAGAGGCAC is from Phlebotomus papatasi isolate M1 chromosome 1, Ppap_2.1, whole genome shotgun sequence and encodes:
- the LOC129798546 gene encoding GRIP and coiled-coil domain-containing protein 1; this encodes MSQNAKELEKIISTQREQLTRYETRLKDVVAAYKGLLKEKEALEVSLATLSKKDSTQENGQSKDTEPDNLQLQIATLMSSLATLSAEKSRMEASFQADKKLLRQEIQQKDASLKEMQEKLKTASTQSSFDVETIKSKLIVERHEREKNDNDHMMMIRELQKLLSDERHLKENLEMQINDLKNQFATTNYSDKTIKELTSELDAARKKIKKLEKSDSVMGNENSAMVLQQLQNEISFLKQQHAAAIKSEQKRAILAEERTKKLEALHEERVASLESRLAELSKSVGSYDRLRQQDQDNIHKLKERIAQFDTPDPNPSQNTQETRKPMKVNELVDEIIRLKKILIVENAKIPNPIDVSRIFASAANDHGMCMEEQLKLRRDLENIQMENVELRKSIEVQKSHIQTLQEKVKVLNRNIDEQEMELKTKSSDHVNEIRAERGKWKEVTAALEADYRSRIAELEQHLQKQRDRSLVLLEEKENEIRALRTSFNIFMPPGEDAAETSSQGSGDQKAHGTILATPGASNVEEYHMLHYVHELARKDVEISALRKAKHSAESSLRQALQDKVSIQEELFDKISQLEEDVDRLERCKSREGANLEYLKNVTLSFLATNDNVSKRHMLNAIGAVLKFSPVEMKSINNYFTKKL
- the LOC129798547 gene encoding protein arginine methyltransferase NDUFAF7 homolog, mitochondrial translates to MLSSGRFCLNMGRNSLFPRRFCYKTIKRPQFKDSPQQKKPQREFPKQDVPLAKQISARIQATGPITVASYMKEILTNPSGGYYMSKDVFGREGDFITSPEVGQIFGEMVAIWILTEWRKIGSPKPLQLVELGPGRGTLAQDILRVLTQLGLSSPDLSVHLVEISPFMCQAQANRLCFTHDEVTDPQSKHHYAGETLSGVKIFWYRSLEDVPRNFSIFYAHEFFDALPVHKLERKDGIWKEVLVDLDPGKDDTFRFVMSRAETPASKVFSQLSGQFADQRDHIEFSLDALNVINQMADRLEENGGFSLIMDYGHNGDKSDTFRAFRQHQLHNPLENPGQADLTADVDFKQLKFAAEKGQKVITFGPIYQSDFLQRLGSDVRLKVLLENAKGDQKTDLETGYNLLTHSDKMGHRFKFFAIFPTVLESILQKFPLSGFTQ
- the LOC129798550 gene encoding TBC1 domain family member 5; translation: MTGREPSLAQEAQTELSSVEKYELEWIELCTDLSQCEYLVKLREKAIEGDLKVSKFRSICWALLLRVFQHDPTNWLKQRREAREAYQDLKAQFNHNPYQGNVPNNDDPLSQSNESVWNQHFCDQELSKLIRQDVQRTFPGIDFFRKPQIQEIMTNILFCYARSNPLICYRQGMHELLAPLVFIIHSDHRVLSHVKDLVQCVNHTLQEILDPEFLEEDSYALFVKLMDKMEKYYKITGMVPDPTGHLPTVPSTSSGHPKDTASGEIEKYVKSLQDNILARHDIQLQDHMIKLEVPLSILAIRWFRVLYGREFSFMDVLILWDAIFASGNDLELIPYVAATILISVRDVILTADYSTVINTLMKYPNPVDIGLMVKYSLHMMRPEKYLRPSGVFIYVPPRYIKQISLDTPRSLNLVKNNVFLGRTRRESDRIERYRTSSLSRIHTSDYLHNLAVMNVMTDTNLDYHDSEVVEGYLENDPTVLRLELQHAYSIMNITKCKLLKYATVLKQHAPGHGAHEYYRVLDGIEELCALLETRHTSPMNIRQPPVEPAFEANESGHMRLHDLHPPNTLPLARRRKPKMPERTESARNLRRLDVDRSFEVVPAEETITFRDDSGSYERPNTIMSRKAAKIIGDRKSLEMRVMQRHGGISGDEESTSSQKIVPHPEKIKRPPNTNP